In Prosthecomicrobium sp. N25, one DNA window encodes the following:
- a CDS encoding ABC transporter permease produces the protein MTSLSSAVEPRRAGRLGSVPLWAWLLGPYVILLAGGLLLPVVYLAGISILTHSSQSMWTTIPTTANYLRLLDVYYVEVLLRTLRIGLSTTALCLLLGAPLAYWLARCSRRMLAVGMFLIVMPMMVSTVIRAFGWMILLGRNGLINQASVELGIGRWLFIMNTEAAVVIALVQICLPLMVLPTMAAIEKIPIALEEAATNLGAGPVNLFRRIVIPLANPGLASGSVLCFVVAISVVVTPALMGGRGNRMVGNEIYDQVITAINWPFASAMAVVLIGIVIALMVASLWAGRVFERRAVARRAAD, from the coding sequence ATGACGTCTTTGTCCTCGGCAGTTGAACCCCGGCGCGCAGGCCGACTGGGCAGCGTGCCACTCTGGGCGTGGCTGCTCGGCCCTTACGTGATCCTTCTGGCGGGCGGACTCCTGCTGCCGGTTGTCTATCTCGCAGGCATCAGCATCCTGACCCACAGTTCCCAGTCGATGTGGACGACTATCCCCACCACGGCAAACTACCTACGGCTGCTCGACGTCTACTATGTCGAAGTTCTATTGCGCACGTTGCGCATCGGCCTCTCCACCACCGCCCTCTGTCTGCTGCTCGGAGCCCCCCTCGCCTACTGGCTGGCGCGCTGTTCGCGGCGGATGCTTGCCGTCGGCATGTTCCTGATCGTGATGCCGATGATGGTCAGCACGGTCATCCGCGCCTTCGGGTGGATGATCCTGCTCGGCCGCAACGGGCTCATCAACCAGGCGTCTGTGGAACTCGGTATCGGTCGCTGGCTCTTCATCATGAACACCGAGGCGGCGGTCGTGATCGCGCTGGTCCAGATCTGCCTGCCGCTGATGGTGCTGCCCACGATGGCGGCGATCGAGAAGATCCCGATCGCCCTGGAGGAAGCCGCGACCAATCTCGGCGCCGGGCCAGTCAATCTGTTCCGCCGGATCGTGATTCCGCTCGCGAACCCGGGGCTCGCGTCGGGCTCAGTGCTCTGCTTCGTGGTGGCGATCAGCGTGGTGGTGACACCCGCGCTGATGGGCGGCCGCGGCAACAGAATGGTCGGCAACGAGATCTACGACCAGGTCATCACCGCGATCAATTGGCCCTTCGCATCCGCCATGGCGGTCGTGCTGATCGGCATCGTGATCGCCCTGATGGTGGCGAGCTTGTGGGCTGGCCGCGTCTTCGAACGGCGTGCGGTCGCACGCCGGGCAGCGGACTGA
- a CDS encoding ABC transporter ATP-binding protein — MESGRSAMLDVVALTKTYSDQVTVGPISFSVRQGEFFSLLGPSGCGKSTTLRCIAGFETPNSGQILLGGERIDTKPPYARELGLVFQSHALFPHLTVAGNVGFGLEIRKVDPPEVRRRVERALDLVGLAGLGGRMPSQISGGQQQRVALARSLVLEPPLLLLDEPLSSLDLKLRQQMRDELRGLQRKLGQTTVFVTHDQTEALAMSDRIAVLSNGRIEQIGTPVEIYRRPASRFVAGFIGQCNIIDGHIEAQGGTTARLRVGQDRSLLARLPEGSAARPGDAVLAIVRPEDIVIGGSGLDANGSTFDGTITDVEYLGEDTQVRIDVPGLAPLTVAFKTTRDASARIAAPDVTVRIDVDDVFVLGS; from the coding sequence ATGGAATCCGGTCGCAGTGCAATGCTCGACGTGGTCGCCCTCACCAAGACCTATTCGGACCAAGTCACCGTCGGGCCGATTTCCTTCTCGGTCCGGCAGGGCGAGTTCTTCTCCCTGCTGGGGCCGAGCGGATGCGGAAAGTCCACGACTCTGCGCTGCATCGCCGGTTTCGAGACGCCGAACTCCGGCCAGATCCTTCTCGGCGGCGAACGCATCGACACCAAGCCGCCCTATGCGCGCGAATTGGGGCTGGTGTTCCAGAGTCACGCCCTGTTCCCGCATCTGACCGTCGCCGGCAACGTTGGCTTCGGGCTAGAGATCCGCAAGGTCGACCCGCCGGAGGTCCGCCGGAGGGTCGAGCGGGCGCTAGACCTCGTCGGCCTCGCCGGCCTCGGTGGCCGCATGCCCTCGCAGATCTCCGGCGGTCAGCAGCAACGGGTTGCGCTCGCCCGCTCGCTGGTCCTCGAGCCGCCGCTGCTCCTTCTCGACGAGCCACTGTCGAGCCTAGACCTCAAGCTGCGCCAGCAGATGCGCGACGAGTTGCGCGGCCTGCAGCGCAAGCTCGGCCAAACCACGGTCTTCGTCACCCACGACCAGACCGAAGCCCTCGCCATGTCGGACCGCATCGCGGTGCTGTCGAACGGCCGCATCGAGCAGATCGGCACGCCGGTCGAGATCTATCGTCGCCCCGCCTCGCGTTTTGTCGCCGGCTTCATCGGCCAGTGCAACATCATCGACGGCCACATCGAGGCGCAGGGCGGCACGACCGCACGGCTGAGGGTCGGCCAGGACCGCTCCCTTCTGGCGCGGCTTCCCGAGGGATCGGCCGCCCGGCCGGGCGACGCCGTGCTTGCGATCGTGCGGCCGGAGGACATCGTGATCGGCGGCTCGGGACTGGACGCCAACGGATCCACCTTCGACGGCACCATCACGGACGTCGAATATCTCGGCGAGGACACCCAAGTGCGAATTGACGTGCCGGGGCTCGCCCCGCTCACCGTCGCCTTCAAGACCACTCGCGATGCCTCCGCCAGGATCGCGGCACCGGACGTGACCGTCAGGATCGATGTCGATGACGTCTTTGTCCTCGGCAGTTGA
- a CDS encoding ABC transporter substrate-binding protein, whose translation MTQRISRRTALAAMGSSVLAGAALPGTAGWTPARAQGRPFTWAATGGTWGDTLKRIFVEPFAKAQGLEASHSAQLESVAASKILASCGNAPFDVSNGPQADYDLLNDSKCLEAYDPAVVKTLGDIYPEAKEGDFYAAFNILLFGMCWNTKEAKKPASFMDLLKSEYKGLVGIPAYGWYGMAWLHALNKSLGGTEDNIDPGMAAVVEMVRKNKAVLVENADHGTRLMESGEVVVMPYWNGRTARLQEAKIPAAFEIVPGTVLVGSGFSIMKGSPYAKQAQALVQATLDPQKQLEFTRWSKYPPSNRTVKLPPELEGIAIPPGALEKTAKLNWKKVNEHRSAYLERWNKEVLNG comes from the coding sequence ATGACGCAGCGCATTTCGAGACGTACGGCACTGGCCGCGATGGGTTCCTCCGTCCTGGCCGGTGCGGCCTTGCCGGGCACCGCCGGATGGACTCCTGCCCGTGCCCAGGGGCGCCCATTCACCTGGGCGGCGACCGGCGGCACGTGGGGCGACACGCTGAAGCGGATCTTCGTCGAGCCCTTCGCCAAGGCCCAGGGCCTTGAGGCTTCCCACTCGGCGCAGCTGGAATCGGTGGCCGCCTCGAAGATCCTTGCCAGTTGCGGGAACGCGCCCTTCGACGTCTCCAACGGTCCGCAAGCAGACTACGACCTCCTGAACGACTCCAAGTGCCTGGAGGCCTACGATCCGGCTGTCGTGAAAACTCTCGGCGACATTTACCCGGAAGCCAAGGAGGGCGACTTCTACGCCGCCTTCAACATCCTGCTCTTCGGCATGTGCTGGAACACGAAAGAGGCCAAGAAGCCCGCCTCGTTCATGGATCTGCTCAAGTCCGAGTACAAGGGCCTGGTCGGCATCCCGGCCTACGGTTGGTATGGAATGGCCTGGCTGCACGCCCTCAACAAGTCCCTCGGGGGCACCGAGGACAACATCGACCCCGGCATGGCCGCCGTCGTCGAGATGGTGCGCAAGAACAAGGCCGTGCTGGTCGAAAACGCCGACCACGGTACGCGGCTGATGGAGAGCGGCGAAGTGGTCGTAATGCCATACTGGAACGGGCGCACAGCCCGGCTCCAGGAGGCCAAGATACCGGCCGCGTTCGAGATCGTTCCCGGCACGGTTCTGGTCGGTAGCGGTTTCTCGATCATGAAAGGCAGTCCCTACGCCAAGCAGGCCCAGGCGCTTGTCCAGGCCACGCTAGATCCACAAAAGCAGCTCGAGTTCACGCGCTGGTCGAAGTATCCGCCGTCCAACAGGACCGTGAAGTTGCCGCCGGAACTCGAAGGCATCGCGATCCCGCCCGGGGCGCTGGAGAAGACCGCCAAGCTCAACTGGAAGAAAGTCAACGAGCATCGCTCGGCCTATCTGGAGCGCTGGAACAAGGAAGTGCTGAACGGGTGA
- a CDS encoding helix-turn-helix transcriptional regulator — protein MSAWDGLIRRYRKVNGLTQAALAELVGVEQATISRWERGNHVPDLNTQRRLRDLIARTAVVNDCMVFHRIRTSLAAVKLADRQGRNHAASVRAEALHGVPPGKLQTFDYRMLFTEILEQQWREATSIGFFAGDIASVTVVNPWRPAGKADLRYSECCWTPAVLSDGDVLLISEILEIDESAYFTARDANPMRIVSMDDLVGLQ, from the coding sequence ATGAGCGCGTGGGATGGACTGATCCGTCGATATCGTAAGGTTAACGGGCTCACTCAGGCGGCTCTGGCCGAACTCGTCGGCGTCGAGCAGGCCACCATCTCCCGCTGGGAACGCGGCAACCACGTTCCGGACCTGAACACGCAGCGGCGCCTTCGCGACCTGATCGCTCGAACCGCCGTCGTCAATGACTGCATGGTCTTCCACCGCATTCGGACATCGCTCGCGGCAGTGAAGCTCGCCGACCGGCAAGGTCGAAATCATGCGGCCTCCGTTCGCGCCGAGGCGCTCCACGGGGTTCCACCCGGCAAGCTGCAAACCTTCGACTATCGAATGCTGTTCACCGAGATCCTCGAGCAGCAATGGCGGGAGGCAACCTCGATCGGCTTCTTCGCCGGAGACATTGCAAGTGTGACCGTCGTCAACCCCTGGCGTCCGGCGGGCAAAGCAGACTTGCGGTACAGCGAATGCTGCTGGACCCCGGCCGTCCTGTCCGACGGCGATGTCCTTCTCATCAGCGAGATTCTCGAGATCGACGAGTCTGCCTACTTCACTGCGCGGGACGCCAATCCGATGCGCATCGTCTCGATGGACGACCTCGTCGGCTTGCAATGA
- a CDS encoding FAD-dependent oxidoreductase, translating into MENRPTETCDVLIVGGGGAGLTAAVTAAERGMRVILLERRDRLGGSTAIAIGSISAAGTRWQKRKGIADRVDDFLEDMAAFPGVKPETDAPALRAVLATEAGRALEWLRGLGVPFVGPFPEPPHRVPRMHNVVPDSRMYIACLARAAHRHGVDIRLGCEVDGLLEDEEGAVCGALVRQAGADRRFMAERGVILAAGDFSGNAEMRRRYLPPAAADSIPANPESTGKGHLLGLQMGAELKGMDVSTGPKLRFRSRPAQGILSRLPLWPPLMQAIAAVVQLMPDRALRPFVKSLLVVHMQPSPALFEQGAILVDLRGERFCNEAQGTLSLAHRPEAAGYIILNEAIAEQFRRAPYYLSTAPGIGYAYFQDYERARPELICRAPSTELLAAALRLDPARLEASIRSKAEKLSPPFVALGPVVSTVTVTEGGLSVDDQCRVLKADGSPVERLFGVGGAAQSGMRLSGHGLHIGWAVVSGRIAGRSASQLIPRSGRNGRWAPALATTHASRSPTS; encoded by the coding sequence GTGGAGAACAGACCCACCGAAACCTGCGATGTCCTGATCGTCGGCGGCGGCGGCGCCGGGCTCACGGCGGCTGTGACGGCCGCCGAACGCGGAATGCGTGTCATCCTGCTCGAGCGTCGCGACCGGCTGGGCGGATCCACGGCCATAGCGATCGGGTCCATCAGCGCGGCCGGAACACGGTGGCAGAAGCGGAAGGGGATCGCGGACCGCGTGGACGATTTTCTCGAGGACATGGCCGCCTTTCCCGGGGTCAAGCCGGAGACGGACGCGCCGGCGCTCCGCGCGGTCCTGGCCACCGAGGCAGGCAGGGCTCTCGAGTGGCTGCGCGGCCTGGGCGTTCCTTTCGTCGGGCCTTTTCCGGAGCCGCCGCACCGCGTTCCGCGCATGCACAATGTGGTCCCCGACTCGCGCATGTACATCGCCTGCCTGGCTCGGGCGGCCCATCGCCACGGCGTGGACATCCGGCTCGGCTGCGAGGTCGACGGGCTCCTGGAGGACGAGGAGGGCGCGGTCTGCGGCGCATTGGTGCGACAGGCCGGGGCCGATCGGCGCTTCATGGCGGAGCGCGGAGTGATCCTGGCGGCGGGCGATTTCAGCGGCAACGCGGAGATGCGGCGGCGGTATCTGCCCCCCGCAGCGGCCGATTCCATCCCGGCAAACCCCGAGAGTACCGGGAAGGGGCACCTCCTGGGGCTCCAGATGGGGGCCGAACTGAAGGGTATGGACGTCTCGACGGGTCCGAAGTTGCGATTCCGTTCGAGACCGGCACAGGGGATCCTGTCCCGGCTGCCGCTCTGGCCTCCCCTCATGCAGGCGATCGCCGCTGTCGTGCAGTTGATGCCCGACCGCGCCCTGCGCCCCTTCGTGAAGTCGCTCCTTGTCGTGCACATGCAGCCATCCCCGGCACTGTTCGAGCAAGGCGCAATCCTGGTCGACTTGAGGGGGGAGCGATTCTGTAACGAGGCTCAGGGAACCCTTTCCCTGGCGCATCGACCCGAAGCCGCCGGGTACATCATCCTGAACGAGGCCATCGCCGAGCAATTCAGACGGGCCCCGTACTATCTCTCGACGGCACCGGGGATCGGCTACGCGTATTTTCAGGACTACGAACGGGCGCGTCCGGAACTGATCTGCCGGGCACCCAGCACAGAGCTGCTGGCTGCCGCCCTGCGGCTCGACCCAGCACGTCTCGAAGCATCGATCCGCAGCAAGGCCGAGAAGCTGAGTCCGCCCTTCGTGGCCTTGGGTCCGGTGGTCAGCACCGTCACCGTCACCGAAGGCGGTCTCTCCGTCGACGATCAATGTCGTGTTCTGAAAGCCGATGGGTCTCCGGTCGAGCGTCTCTTCGGGGTCGGTGGGGCGGCCCAGTCCGGGATGAGGCTGTCCGGACATGGTCTCCACATTGGCTGGGCGGTGGTATCCGGCCGCATCGCCGGTCGGTCCGCTTCCCAGCTGATCCCCCGGTCGGGCCGGAATGGCCGATGGGCGCCCGCGCTCGCAACAACACACGCGTCTAGGTCACCGACGTCATAA
- a CDS encoding tripartite tricarboxylate transporter permease, with translation MQFVEFMNAFSAVLEPTTLVAILSGVLIGQLVGILPGISSPAAIALLLPATYALGPVPGLAMLCGIWLGSSYGGIITSVLLNIPGEGDSVIATLDGHQLAKQGRSALALGVSALGGFAAASIALFLLQVLGPSIAGNALRFGPPQIFALMMFGLAIVAWLGGKSILKNMVSVATGLLIGTVGTDIVSGEARLTFGSPELLQGIDFVAVVVGLFGLGEVLHTIGSKFRMGERARFSFRDLLPRPGEWRPSILSTLRGTTIGFLTGIVPGVGPTNATFIAYAVEKKVARDPDRFGKGAIEGVAAPGAAAHSATIAGLIPLLALGIPASATAAILVGGFVIHGLFPGPLLYSQRPDVVWGLIASLYVANALLLLINTLFIPVLVLGVRLAHSHLSAVIGVLTMIGAYSLNNSVFDMWMALAFGILGYLFRVLNIPIAPLVIALVLGSKAEKSLRQSLVMSDGHLDIFFSSPIAVTLFLLAALVLVGPVTGRLLRRLRHSPDPGLAGSQDSSR, from the coding sequence ATGCAATTCGTCGAGTTCATGAACGCGTTTTCGGCCGTTCTCGAGCCGACCACGCTCGTCGCCATCCTCAGCGGTGTGCTGATCGGCCAACTGGTCGGAATTCTTCCCGGGATCTCTTCGCCGGCCGCCATTGCGCTGCTCCTGCCGGCCACCTATGCGCTGGGCCCGGTTCCGGGCCTGGCGATGCTCTGCGGGATCTGGCTCGGGAGCAGCTACGGCGGCATCATCACGTCGGTCCTCCTCAACATCCCCGGGGAGGGCGACTCGGTCATCGCCACCCTCGACGGCCATCAGCTCGCAAAGCAGGGGCGCAGCGCGCTCGCCCTCGGCGTTTCCGCGCTCGGAGGCTTCGCGGCGGCGTCGATCGCGCTGTTCCTGCTCCAGGTCCTCGGCCCGAGCATCGCCGGCAACGCGCTGCGCTTCGGCCCGCCCCAGATCTTCGCCCTGATGATGTTCGGCCTCGCGATCGTGGCCTGGCTCGGCGGGAAGTCCATTCTCAAGAACATGGTCTCGGTTGCCACGGGCCTCCTGATCGGAACGGTGGGCACGGACATCGTTTCGGGGGAGGCGCGGCTGACCTTCGGAAGTCCGGAGCTCCTACAGGGCATCGACTTCGTCGCGGTGGTGGTCGGACTTTTCGGTCTCGGCGAGGTTCTGCACACCATCGGATCCAAATTCCGAATGGGAGAGCGCGCTCGTTTCTCCTTCAGGGATCTCCTGCCCCGGCCGGGCGAATGGCGGCCGAGCATCCTGTCCACGTTGCGCGGGACCACCATCGGCTTCCTGACCGGAATTGTGCCGGGCGTCGGGCCCACGAATGCGACCTTCATCGCCTATGCAGTCGAAAAGAAGGTTGCGCGCGATCCCGATCGGTTCGGAAAGGGTGCCATCGAGGGGGTCGCGGCGCCGGGGGCGGCCGCGCACTCCGCCACGATCGCGGGCCTGATCCCGCTCCTGGCCCTCGGCATCCCGGCCTCCGCCACCGCGGCCATCCTGGTTGGGGGCTTCGTCATCCACGGGCTCTTCCCCGGGCCGCTGCTCTACAGTCAACGGCCGGACGTCGTCTGGGGGCTCATCGCAAGTCTCTATGTGGCGAACGCGCTGCTCCTCCTCATCAACACCCTGTTCATCCCGGTGCTGGTGCTCGGCGTGCGCCTGGCGCACTCGCACCTTTCCGCAGTCATCGGCGTGCTCACGATGATCGGCGCCTATTCGCTGAACAACAGCGTCTTCGACATGTGGATGGCGCTGGCCTTCGGCATACTCGGCTATCTGTTCAGGGTGCTGAACATCCCGATCGCGCCTTTGGTGATCGCGCTGGTCCTGGGGAGCAAAGCCGAAAAATCGCTTCGGCAATCGCTCGTGATGTCCGACGGGCATCTCGACATCTTCTTCTCGAGCCCGATCGCGGTCACTCTCTTCCTGCTCGCGGCGCTCGTGCTCGTCGGACCCGTGACGGGCCGGCTCCTCCGGCGCCTGCGCCACTCTCCGGACCCCGGCCTCGCGGGCTCGCAGGACTCGAGTCGCTGA
- a CDS encoding tripartite tricarboxylate transporter TctB family protein — translation MAGPTPAYGGGPPHATQTGPREAVRGFRPTVGAGLGFLTLGLACLGDLWWRDATWLDDTGPGPAFFPGFLSALLVLLGAAMALGIDEAPETVAAGEDGASLQATIKFSLLLVGLIAAFPYVGGLLGLSLFVLLETLWVERRSVLISVASAVAAYCAIRLVFVVLLAVPLPPGPLRWIG, via the coding sequence ATGGCCGGACCCACACCGGCTTACGGCGGCGGGCCCCCTCATGCGACGCAGACGGGACCACGCGAGGCAGTCCGAGGGTTCCGGCCGACCGTCGGGGCCGGACTCGGGTTCCTGACCCTGGGTCTCGCCTGCCTCGGCGACCTGTGGTGGCGAGACGCCACCTGGCTCGATGACACCGGGCCGGGACCGGCGTTCTTCCCCGGTTTCCTCTCCGCGCTTCTGGTCCTTCTGGGTGCCGCGATGGCGCTCGGCATCGACGAGGCGCCCGAAACAGTCGCCGCCGGCGAGGACGGCGCAAGTCTTCAGGCGACGATCAAGTTCTCGCTTCTGCTCGTCGGGCTGATCGCGGCGTTTCCCTATGTCGGCGGTCTCCTCGGGCTCAGCCTGTTCGTGCTTCTGGAAACCTTGTGGGTGGAACGCAGGTCGGTCCTGATCTCCGTCGCGTCCGCCGTGGCGGCCTATTGCGCGATCCGACTGGTCTTCGTGGTGTTGCTGGCGGTGCCGTTGCCGCCGGGCCCCTTGCGTTGGATCGGCTGA
- a CDS encoding maleate cis-trans isomerase family protein produces MPRPEPWLRVRALTEEMPLAIRRRIGLLVPSTNTVAEPDVHGAVPEGVTVHVHRMFLPDNVPKKDAMDRMNSDLEQGARYLATAKIEIICMTGTQNSFYKGASGADWMEETMSRAAGVPGIASSPSVLQALRHFKARKLTVATPYSVWGNERLGVYLAENGFEALNIDRDERIADGHPQHMNDVEPDFILDYVLSVVRRDADAIFLPCAAWRVMEIAATLEAETGLPVITTNQATIWRTLRKLGLKTAKPGFGRLLDEMPDPEDL; encoded by the coding sequence GTGCCCCGGCCCGAGCCTTGGCTCCGGGTCCGGGCCCTAACGGAGGAAATGCCTTTGGCTATCAGACGTCGCATCGGACTGCTTGTGCCGTCGACCAATACGGTTGCGGAGCCTGATGTTCACGGGGCCGTGCCGGAGGGTGTCACGGTCCATGTTCATAGAATGTTTCTGCCGGACAACGTTCCGAAGAAGGACGCGATGGACCGGATGAACTCCGATCTCGAGCAGGGCGCCCGATATCTGGCGACGGCGAAGATCGAGATCATCTGCATGACCGGAACCCAGAACTCCTTCTACAAGGGCGCGAGCGGGGCAGACTGGATGGAGGAGACAATGTCCCGGGCGGCTGGCGTCCCGGGCATCGCGTCTTCGCCGTCGGTGCTCCAGGCCCTCCGTCATTTCAAGGCACGCAAGCTGACCGTGGCGACGCCCTATTCGGTCTGGGGCAACGAGCGGCTCGGCGTGTACCTGGCCGAGAACGGCTTCGAGGCGCTCAACATCGATCGGGACGAGCGGATCGCCGACGGTCATCCTCAGCACATGAACGATGTCGAGCCCGACTTCATTCTCGACTACGTGCTTTCGGTGGTCCGACGGGATGCGGATGCGATCTTCCTGCCCTGCGCGGCATGGCGCGTGATGGAGATCGCGGCCACGCTCGAGGCGGAAACCGGGCTGCCGGTGATCACGACCAACCAGGCCACGATCTGGCGAACGCTCAGAAAGCTGGGGCTGAAGACCGCGAAGCCCGGTTTCGGCCGGCTTCTGGACGAGATGCCGGACCCCGAGGATCTCTGA
- a CDS encoding FAD-dependent oxidoreductase has translation MAVVGGGMAGLTAALSAAERGADVILIEAGSAPGGSACLSSGRIWTLPDYETFRRTVPLGDARLQCMLTSSLESAFEWLASSVGHLGPQATDKPGIGRQMLLGRTGDRGAYFRRFAERCAAAGVRLEFDAELVGLVRADAACELDVRRNGLGLRVMARSVVLATGGMQGDREGLSKHLGPEAALLMLRSNPHSRGAGVRAGLAVGGVPSRGCSGFYGKSMPRHADLVQPGEFKRFTLDIARHTLAVNVDGLRFVDEAAGSSGEAIPNAGLYQPDGGRYFLLINGSQSLSLQVDDLADLAARAGVALDSILLEADTADDLADRMAAAWGVDRHGLALTLAEATDASRLGHGQSMLPPRRRAPVPLRVPPIRAVACRPAITIPFGGLSVDPDMTLTDANGTPIAGVYAAGADAGGVYAGTYAGGLAWALASGRVAGLRAAARRGDQVEEEQSCPGPSLGSGSGP, from the coding sequence GTGGCGGTCGTGGGCGGCGGGATGGCCGGCCTGACCGCTGCGCTCTCCGCGGCCGAGCGCGGCGCCGATGTCATTCTCATCGAGGCGGGATCCGCACCCGGGGGCTCGGCCTGCCTGTCGTCTGGCCGGATCTGGACATTGCCGGACTACGAGACATTCCGGCGCACCGTTCCACTCGGCGACGCCCGGCTCCAGTGCATGTTGACCTCCTCGCTGGAGAGTGCGTTCGAATGGCTGGCATCGTCGGTCGGCCATCTCGGTCCCCAGGCGACCGACAAGCCGGGGATCGGCCGTCAGATGCTGCTCGGCCGAACCGGCGACCGCGGAGCCTACTTCCGGCGCTTCGCCGAACGGTGCGCCGCCGCCGGCGTCAGGCTGGAGTTCGACGCCGAACTCGTGGGACTGGTAAGAGCGGACGCGGCCTGCGAATTGGACGTGCGGCGCAACGGACTCGGCCTCCGGGTCATGGCCCGGTCGGTCGTCCTGGCCACCGGGGGCATGCAGGGCGATCGCGAGGGGCTGTCAAAGCACCTGGGACCGGAAGCGGCGCTGCTGATGCTTCGTTCGAATCCCCATTCCCGAGGAGCCGGGGTCCGGGCAGGGCTCGCCGTCGGTGGCGTGCCGAGCCGGGGCTGCAGCGGTTTCTACGGCAAGTCGATGCCGCGCCACGCCGATCTTGTGCAGCCGGGAGAGTTCAAGCGCTTCACCCTGGACATCGCGCGCCACACGCTCGCGGTCAACGTCGACGGGCTCCGCTTCGTCGACGAGGCGGCCGGATCGTCCGGCGAGGCGATCCCCAATGCCGGGCTCTATCAGCCGGACGGCGGCCGCTACTTCCTTCTGATCAACGGCTCGCAAAGCCTGTCTCTCCAGGTCGACGACCTGGCGGACCTCGCGGCTCGAGCCGGGGTGGCTCTCGACTCGATCCTGCTGGAGGCCGACACGGCAGACGATCTCGCCGACCGCATGGCCGCAGCCTGGGGAGTCGACAGACACGGACTCGCGCTGACCCTGGCCGAGGCCACGGACGCTTCGCGCCTCGGCCACGGCCAGTCGATGCTTCCGCCTCGGCGCCGGGCGCCGGTCCCGCTCCGGGTGCCGCCGATCCGGGCGGTGGCCTGCCGGCCGGCCATTACGATCCCGTTCGGCGGCCTCTCCGTCGATCCGGACATGACCCTGACGGACGCGAACGGGACTCCCATCGCGGGCGTCTACGCGGCCGGGGCGGATGCCGGCGGCGTGTATGCAGGAACCTACGCGGGCGGGCTGGCCTGGGCCCTTGCGAGCGGGCGTGTGGCGGGGCTGCGCGCTGCCGCCCGACGCGGAGATCAGGTCGAAGAAGAACAATCGTGCCCCGGCCCGAGCCTTGGCTCCGGGTCCGGGCCCTAA
- a CDS encoding Bug family tripartite tricarboxylate transporter substrate binding protein → MTICRRTATLRLLMSAAGLLAVSVLPNPAWSQGFPSKGIELTLGFGPGSGIDSNARLLAPYLEKALGVPVTVINQPGGGAVPWANKLARTTPDGHTIGMVGFPLLQNNTVLSKVDYDVAKDFTFLGVLTLDPAVLAVAANSELKTLDDLISAAKAGKRISIGATGKGSVDYLIALSIQRASGTKFGIVNFDSTNEGVVAALGGSLSAMPMTVSSVAPYIQSGQLRALAAGTETRAEGLNAPTFKEAGVDLLAAGSYRAFLAPAGLPPAVKEKLAAGIKAAIDDPEFRKKAADAKLSIVYMTPDQTGALSGSLVTAARENLN, encoded by the coding sequence ATGACCATTTGCCGTCGGACAGCCACTCTACGCCTGCTCATGTCCGCAGCCGGCCTCCTGGCCGTCTCGGTCTTGCCGAATCCTGCATGGTCCCAGGGCTTCCCGTCCAAGGGCATCGAACTGACGTTGGGGTTCGGCCCGGGAAGCGGCATCGATTCCAATGCCCGGCTTCTGGCGCCCTATCTCGAGAAGGCGCTGGGGGTGCCGGTCACGGTGATCAACCAGCCCGGCGGCGGGGCCGTGCCCTGGGCCAACAAGCTGGCCCGGACCACTCCCGACGGGCACACCATCGGAATGGTGGGCTTCCCCCTGTTGCAGAACAATACGGTCCTGTCGAAGGTCGACTACGACGTCGCCAAGGACTTCACTTTCCTCGGCGTCCTGACGCTCGATCCTGCCGTGCTGGCCGTGGCGGCGAACTCCGAACTGAAGACGCTCGACGACCTGATCTCGGCCGCCAAGGCAGGCAAGCGCATATCCATCGGGGCGACAGGCAAGGGCAGCGTCGACTATCTCATCGCCCTTTCCATCCAGCGCGCCAGCGGCACTAAGTTCGGGATCGTCAATTTCGATTCGACGAACGAGGGCGTGGTCGCGGCGCTCGGCGGAAGTCTCAGCGCCATGCCGATGACGGTCAGTTCTGTGGCGCCCTACATCCAGTCCGGCCAATTGCGCGCACTGGCCGCCGGCACGGAAACGCGGGCAGAAGGCCTCAATGCGCCGACCTTCAAGGAAGCCGGCGTGGATCTGCTCGCGGCCGGCAGCTATCGAGCCTTCCTGGCCCCAGCCGGGCTTCCGCCCGCCGTCAAGGAAAAGCTCGCCGCAGGCATCAAGGCAGCCATCGACGATCCGGAATTCCGCAAGAAGGCGGCCGATGCGAAGCTCAGCATCGTCTACATGACCCCGGATCAGACCGGGGCTCTGTCTGGCTCGCTGGTCACCGCGGCGCGGGAAAACCTGAACTAG